In Bacteroidota bacterium, the following proteins share a genomic window:
- a CDS encoding T9SS type A sorting domain-containing protein: MKTKTCLLICFCFIMYINSFAQTFISGFISTNTTWSVAGNPYIVNGNALLTHGNTLTIEPGVIVKFETDKALQIDGELIAIGTFEDQITFTSNQANPQKGDWAKIHFADTCIDAVFDFMGKYQSGSIMKYCNVLYAGGIGYGAIHIERSAPYFTYCKIVSSNTSGIYSWESNYTIDSSLIKGCNDYGINCRYPPFFPKITIQTDTFELNNGAIYFSENGLFPRQINNNVFTNNYGPNDVIRSLSNRNEIFNNLFLANDLTNSTTSSLIFCGGFVTCYCNKFVNNQLTYGACLFGAISGEVHHNLFEANLGAVLSLTPTGHDLYIYQNTFISNISLSSNICYFTPPMGLPPSKWHITYNHFANNIAPNTIFFDGGGFLNPSFLYMKHNNFLNPGNIEIYNNVQYGNQNFYLDSNYWGSTNPQHCDSVIYDYFDFANQSVVYYLPMLSAAVVVDTMCSSIPNSIADLNLSTGKFLLFPNPANDLINLIIPIVNSQVELKIYSTTMQLVKTINANSGGETTISVSDLPPGIYFIDAQADNQHWRQKFIINR, translated from the coding sequence ATGAAAACTAAAACTTGTTTGCTTATTTGTTTTTGTTTTATTATGTACATAAATTCCTTTGCACAAACATTTATCAGTGGCTTTATTTCAACAAATACAACTTGGAGTGTTGCTGGAAATCCTTATATTGTAAATGGTAATGCGCTGTTAACTCACGGCAATACTCTAACAATAGAACCGGGTGTAATAGTTAAATTTGAAACCGACAAGGCACTGCAAATTGATGGTGAACTTATTGCAATTGGAACCTTTGAAGACCAGATTACTTTTACTTCTAATCAGGCAAACCCACAAAAAGGTGATTGGGCCAAAATACATTTTGCTGATACATGCATCGATGCTGTTTTTGACTTTATGGGCAAATACCAATCAGGTAGTATTATGAAATATTGTAACGTGCTTTATGCAGGGGGAATAGGTTATGGTGCAATTCATATTGAACGTTCTGCGCCATACTTTACTTATTGTAAAATAGTTTCAAGCAATACATCAGGAATTTATTCTTGGGAATCCAATTATACAATTGATTCAAGTTTGATCAAAGGTTGCAACGATTATGGGATAAACTGCAGATACCCACCTTTTTTTCCAAAAATAACAATCCAAACCGATACCTTTGAATTGAATAATGGAGCAATTTATTTTAGTGAAAATGGGTTGTTTCCTAGACAAATAAATAACAATGTATTTACAAATAATTATGGACCAAATGATGTGATTCGAAGTTTGAGCAATCGAAATGAAATTTTTAACAATTTATTTTTGGCAAACGATTTGACAAATTCTACTACAAGTTCATTAATTTTTTGCGGTGGTTTTGTAACATGTTATTGTAATAAATTTGTAAACAATCAATTGACTTATGGCGCATGTTTATTTGGTGCCATTAGCGGTGAAGTCCATCACAATTTATTTGAAGCCAATTTAGGTGCTGTGCTTAGTTTAACACCAACTGGTCATGATTTATATATCTATCAAAATACTTTTATAAGTAACATTAGTTTATCTAGTAATATTTGTTATTTTACACCGCCCATGGGTTTACCGCCTTCGAAATGGCATATTACTTATAATCATTTTGCAAATAATATTGCACCAAATACTATCTTCTTTGACGGAGGTGGGTTTTTAAACCCTTCATTTTTGTATATGAAACATAATAATTTTTTAAATCCTGGAAATATTGAAATTTATAACAATGTACAATATGGCAACCAGAATTTTTATCTTGACAGCAACTATTGGGGCAGCACCAATCCGCAGCATTGCGACTCTGTAATTTATGATTATTTTGATTTTGCCAATCAGTCAGTTGTTTACTATTTGCCAATGTTAAGTGCTGCAGTTGTGGTTGATACAATGTGTTCGAGTATTCCTAATTCAATAGCTGATTTAAATTTAAGTACAGGTAAATTTTTGTTATTTCCCAATCCCGCAAATGACTTAATCAATCTAATTATTCCAATCGTAAATTCGCAAGTTGAATTAAAAATTTATTCCACAACTATGCAATTAGTAAAAACAATCAATGCAAATAGTGGAGGCGAAACTACCATTTCGGTAAGCGATTTACCTCCCGGCATTTATTTTATTGATGCACAAGCCGACAACCAACATTGGCGGCAAAAATTTATCATCAATCGTTAA
- a CDS encoding T9SS type A sorting domain-containing protein, with the protein MMKGIGLLMMLIGMIGTSFAQLRNLNVSPSNADKVQKVEIQKVQNAHYCYSHEYMLQQMSQNPDMMKEQQKLEKETERLSRLTNENENQKQAVITIPVVFHVLYNSTYENISDQQIQSQIDQWNRDFNRANWDSVYIPSVFKSKYTNMNIKFCLANRTPGGAPSKGIIRKSTTKTTWTTGDAAIKRSAQGGDDAWNRDNYLNVWVVGALSGNVLAYATFPGGPAADDGIVSWNECLGTTGTVGYPYTLGKVLTHEVGHWLNLRHIWGDDGGACTGSDQVGDTPNAWDANYGDPTFPHVTCSNGPNGDMYMNHMDYVNDQTKIMFTTGQKTRATSALNTTRVAIQTSNGCVAPNANAFSVPAGILARGVNENSASIWWNTVAGAASFEVQYRKNGTTAWTTKTAAQINYRISGLTVATKYDYRLRAIYANGNSAYSAIKTFTTASNSACNGDPFEFNDTYHTPCPINSGKNYYAKLSATDMYDWYIVKSDASKPYIRITLSNLQQDYDLQANLASGTFLASSTNSGTTNDVVNLAGASGEYFLVNVNIGANLVSTACYKLIVEYKATPFLANDDDIRLQEPSNEAIVKVDMMPNPASNEAHLNILTNENIDIAISVIDNLGKVVYANNTVAIEGENLIELPVNEFTNGLYQVIVSGNNFTEMKKLIVNKNN; encoded by the coding sequence ATGATGAAAGGAATCGGTTTATTGATGATGCTTATCGGGATGATAGGCACATCGTTTGCACAATTGCGGAACTTAAATGTATCGCCTTCCAATGCAGACAAAGTACAAAAAGTAGAAATACAAAAAGTACAAAACGCGCATTATTGTTATAGCCATGAATATATGCTGCAACAAATGTCGCAAAACCCCGACATGATGAAGGAGCAACAAAAGTTAGAAAAAGAAACAGAACGTCTTAGCCGCTTGACCAACGAAAACGAAAATCAAAAGCAAGCTGTAATTACCATACCTGTTGTGTTTCACGTTTTGTATAATTCAACTTACGAGAATATTTCGGACCAACAAATACAATCGCAAATAGACCAATGGAATCGCGATTTCAATAGAGCCAATTGGGATTCGGTTTATATTCCTTCGGTATTCAAGAGTAAATACACAAACATGAATATAAAATTTTGCCTGGCAAATCGCACACCGGGTGGCGCACCTTCGAAAGGAATTATTCGTAAATCAACAACAAAAACAACATGGACAACAGGCGATGCGGCCATTAAACGGTCGGCACAAGGTGGTGATGATGCATGGAATAGAGACAACTATTTAAACGTATGGGTGGTAGGTGCTCTATCGGGCAATGTGTTGGCTTATGCCACGTTTCCGGGAGGCCCCGCTGCCGATGATGGCATTGTTTCGTGGAACGAATGTTTGGGTACAACAGGCACGGTAGGTTACCCATATACACTAGGTAAAGTGCTCACGCACGAAGTAGGGCATTGGCTAAACCTCCGCCATATTTGGGGCGATGATGGTGGTGCATGTACAGGTAGCGATCAAGTGGGCGATACACCAAATGCATGGGATGCAAATTATGGCGATCCTACCTTTCCACATGTTACGTGTAGCAATGGCCCTAATGGCGATATGTACATGAACCATATGGATTATGTAAACGACCAAACAAAAATCATGTTTACCACCGGGCAAAAAACACGCGCCACCTCAGCATTAAATACTACACGTGTTGCCATACAAACATCTAACGGTTGTGTGGCACCAAATGCAAATGCGTTTAGCGTACCCGCTGGAATTTTAGCTCGTGGTGTAAACGAAAATAGTGCGAGCATTTGGTGGAATACAGTTGCCGGTGCTGCAAGTTTCGAAGTGCAATATCGTAAGAATGGCACTACTGCATGGACTACAAAAACGGCAGCACAAATTAATTATCGCATTAGTGGTTTAACAGTCGCCACAAAATACGATTACCGCCTTCGTGCAATTTATGCAAATGGCAACAGTGCTTATTCTGCAATAAAAACTTTTACTACCGCATCGAACTCTGCATGCAATGGCGACCCATTTGAGTTTAATGATACCTACCACACCCCTTGCCCAATCAATAGCGGAAAAAATTATTATGCCAAATTATCGGCAACCGATATGTACGATTGGTATATTGTAAAAAGCGATGCCAGCAAACCTTATATACGCATTACACTTTCGAACTTGCAACAAGATTATGACCTGCAAGCAAACCTGGCCAGTGGTACTTTTTTGGCATCATCTACAAACTCCGGTACTACAAACGATGTTGTAAATTTGGCTGGCGCATCGGGCGAATATTTTCTTGTAAATGTAAATATAGGAGCCAACTTGGTTAGCACAGCTTGCTATAAATTAATAGTGGAATATAAGGCTACTCCATTCTTAGCTAATGATGATGATATTCGCCTTCAAGAGCCATCGAACGAAGCAATTGTAAAAGTTGATATGATGCCGAATCCTGCGAGTAACGAAGCACACCTGAATATACTTACAAATGAAAATATTGATATAGCTATAAGTGTGATTGACAATTTGGGTAAAGTAGTGTATGCAAATAATACCGTTGCAATAGAAGGAGAAAACCTTATCGAACTTCCTGTAAATGAATTTACAAATGGCTTGTATCAAGTAATTGTTTCGGGAAATAATTTTACCGAAATGAAAAAACTTATAGTGAACAAAAACAATTAA
- a CDS encoding cation diffusion facilitator family transporter — MSKKPQNKSSHIIQSLVVNLLIAISKSVAAFMTHSGAMLAEAIHSFSDCANQILLLVGVRQSQKAATARHPLGQGRAIYFWSFMVAMLLFSIGGMFSIYEGIHKFNMPEPIQHVSWGIGILFFSLLLESYAMYSNIVEMNVIRGKLSFMKYLRATKDSDLVVVFGENSAAVFGLIVALVAMLASYYTGDSRYDAAGSFCIGVILICVAIFLSVEVKSLLIGESASDEILQSVNDILQKHAEVIKLINCITIQQGPGEVMMCMKIKCAHNFTALELSKLINKLEHEIRSGSPEVKWLYVEPDAQEWKEK; from the coding sequence ATGTCAAAAAAACCACAAAACAAATCATCGCACATCATTCAAAGTTTGGTGGTAAATCTGCTAATAGCCATATCAAAATCCGTTGCTGCGTTTATGACCCACTCTGGTGCAATGCTGGCCGAGGCAATTCATTCGTTTTCCGATTGTGCCAATCAAATACTTTTGCTGGTAGGAGTAAGACAGTCGCAAAAGGCAGCAACAGCAAGGCATCCACTTGGGCAAGGTCGTGCAATATATTTTTGGTCGTTTATGGTAGCCATGCTTTTATTTTCGATAGGAGGTATGTTTTCCATTTACGAAGGCATACACAAATTTAATATGCCCGAACCAATTCAGCATGTATCATGGGGCATAGGAATTTTATTTTTTTCGCTCTTGCTCGAAAGTTATGCCATGTATTCGAACATTGTTGAAATGAATGTAATACGTGGCAAGTTAAGTTTTATGAAATACCTGCGCGCCACTAAGGATAGTGATCTGGTAGTAGTGTTTGGCGAAAACTCTGCTGCTGTTTTTGGTTTAATAGTGGCGCTTGTTGCCATGCTTGCTTCATATTACACAGGCGATAGCCGTTACGATGCTGCGGGCTCATTTTGTATTGGTGTGATATTAATTTGTGTAGCCATTTTTTTATCGGTCGAGGTGAAATCTTTACTCATAGGTGAAAGTGCAAGTGACGAAATATTACAATCGGTAAATGATATTTTACAAAAACATGCCGAAGTAATAAAACTAATAAACTGCATTACTATACAACAAGGGCCGGGCGAAGTAATGATGTGTATGAAAATAAAATGTGCACATAATTTTACAGCACTCGAGTTAAGCAAACTAATAAACAAACTTGAACACGAAATAAGAAGTGGCAGCCCCGAAGTGAAATGGTTATACGTAGAACCCGATGCGCAGGAATGGAAAGAGAAGTAA
- a CDS encoding T9SS type A sorting domain-containing protein gives MEETYPFNAIAVGVGFPFSYIKVLGINSVYINSAVGPVEISSSGLGYFESGNEIVISPTLINTTGFIAHTGSAVLMRISNLSNTCETLSKIAGENNNNFDDNGFNIYPNPANDFITIKINNGDSKTTFKIYNSTMQLIKTLNFESGIENTISTADLPPGIYFIDAQSDNQHWRQKFIINR, from the coding sequence ATGGAAGAAACCTATCCATTTAATGCAATAGCAGTGGGAGTCGGATTCCCCTTCAGTTATATTAAAGTGCTTGGCATTAATTCAGTCTATATTAATTCAGCTGTCGGCCCAGTTGAAATAAGCAGCAGTGGTTTAGGTTACTTTGAATCTGGTAATGAGATTGTGATAAGTCCAACCCTAATTAACACAACAGGATTTATTGCACATACAGGTAGTGCAGTTCTGATGCGCATAAGCAACTTATCAAACACATGCGAAACGTTGTCAAAAATAGCAGGAGAAAACAACAATAACTTTGATGATAATGGTTTCAACATTTATCCAAATCCTGCCAACGATTTCATTACCATCAAAATAAATAATGGTGATTCAAAAACAACTTTCAAAATTTACAACAGCACCATGCAGTTGATTAAAACTTTGAATTTTGAAAGCGGAATTGAAAACACAATTTCAACTGCTGATTTACCGCCCGGCATTTATTTTATCGATGCACAATCTGACAACCAACATTGGCGGCAAAAATTTATTATCAACCGTTAG
- a CDS encoding T9SS type A sorting domain-containing protein — MTGVPANGSSSFGHSALSNADNKIVIGASGIATMVIGGYKPWSNLSDGRFKEDVKENVPGLEFINALRPVTYVVDVDKLNHHITSQMPDSIASHYYPDANAIAAAKKNIQTGFIAQEVEATAKEIGYQFDGVNAPTNPTDNYSIAYSQFVPSLVKAVQEVDKENSELKNKVSSLEKTIQQMQQCLNVLCDKNDNENKSYIENNSLQIQIAPNPTNGEAQITISGNEKLQNLTIKIIDGAGKLVRSFYASNNSSTFTFDAQLLSKGTYIVQLLNDNEILKTEKLIVQ, encoded by the coding sequence GTGACTGGCGTGCCAGCTAATGGATCATCTTCATTCGGACACTCTGCTCTTTCTAATGCCGACAATAAAATTGTAATAGGCGCAAGCGGTATTGCTACAATGGTCATAGGCGGTTACAAGCCCTGGAGCAATTTAAGTGATGGTCGTTTTAAAGAAGATGTAAAAGAAAATGTACCCGGTTTGGAATTTATAAATGCGTTGCGTCCGGTAACTTATGTTGTTGATGTGGATAAATTGAATCATCACATTACATCACAAATGCCAGATAGCATTGCAAGTCATTATTATCCCGATGCAAATGCAATTGCAGCAGCCAAGAAAAATATTCAAACAGGTTTTATTGCACAAGAAGTAGAAGCTACTGCAAAGGAAATCGGCTATCAGTTTGATGGAGTAAATGCTCCCACAAACCCAACAGATAATTACAGCATTGCTTATTCACAGTTTGTACCAAGCCTTGTAAAAGCTGTTCAGGAAGTTGACAAAGAAAACTCCGAACTAAAAAACAAAGTTTCATCACTTGAAAAAACAATTCAGCAAATGCAACAATGCTTGAATGTGCTTTGTGATAAAAATGATAACGAGAACAAAAGCTATATTGAAAATAACTCATTACAAATTCAAATAGCACCAAACCCAACAAATGGAGAAGCGCAAATAACCATTTCAGGAAATGAGAAATTGCAAAACCTTACAATCAAAATAATTGATGGTGCAGGAAAATTAGTGCGCTCGTTTTATGCTTCAAACAATTCATCAACTTTTACATTTGATGCGCAATTATTAAGCAAAGGAACTTACATAGTGCAACTGCTTAATGACAATGAGATATTGAAAACAGAAAAACTGATAGTACAATAA
- a CDS encoding tail fiber domain-containing protein, whose translation MKKILISICLLICVLTGNAQNTFPANGSAGIGTNAPAASSLLEIKSTTKGMLIPRMTSSQRNAIASPATGLLIYQTNSTPGFYYYTGTAWTALKTTAGWGLKGNAGTNTGVNFIGTTDTASFILKTNNQLAGILSSNTTANTSYGYQALMSNANYNNTAVGYNTLKLNTTAGYNTAVGTYSMLNNTVGYQNTAVGSNSLQSNQSGNYNAAFGYGALLNNTTGSSNVAVGNTALLQNKTGNTNIAIGSDALNANTTGSSNIGVGSLALFSNTSGFNNISVGKSALQYNTTGQYNIAIGNSALRINNTDENTAIGFAALSENTSGTQNTATGAYALTQNDAGYANAAYGYGSLLFNTSGYSNSAFGFKSLYSNETGRDNTACGYQALLNSNGPNADGNSAFGSHALRSNTTGSGNCAMGYGCMSSNTTGLHNVAVGYGAFEYNTSGSANVAVGQRALNWNTTGQRNTAVGEGANTTTFIGTFNNITAIGNEAIVDASNKIRLGDNSVSSIGGQVGWTNFSDGRIKKEIKENVPGLIFINDLRPVTYHFDLNKENELTGISDNSSYPEKYDIEKIAFTGFIAQEVEASAKKINYDFSGVDKSGKIMGLRYAEFVVPVVKSIQELSQQNEDLKKENQEIKKENREIKAAIIDMQNQLDLMASNQKNALQNSAEIDMVISPNPAHYVANISITSSDKSKTYTLKIFDAVGRQINAYQVIGNTVFELNTSTLNPGTFLVQLFNKTEMILSQKLVIE comes from the coding sequence ATGAAAAAAATCCTTATCTCAATTTGCTTGCTGATTTGTGTTTTAACGGGAAACGCTCAAAACACATTTCCTGCTAATGGAAGTGCAGGTATTGGTACCAATGCTCCTGCTGCATCAAGCTTGTTAGAAATAAAATCAACTACAAAGGGAATGCTGATTCCGCGTATGACATCTTCACAACGCAATGCCATAGCATCACCTGCAACAGGATTATTAATTTATCAAACCAACAGCACACCCGGATTTTATTATTACACAGGCACAGCATGGACAGCATTAAAAACTACTGCCGGTTGGGGCTTAAAAGGAAATGCAGGTACTAACACAGGTGTTAATTTTATTGGAACTACTGATACGGCAAGCTTTATTTTGAAAACCAATAATCAATTAGCGGGTATATTGTCTTCAAATACTACGGCAAATACAAGCTATGGTTATCAGGCATTGATGAGCAACGCAAATTATAACAACACAGCTGTTGGATACAATACTTTGAAATTAAATACAACAGCGGGTTACAACACAGCAGTAGGAACTTATAGTATGTTAAATAACACTGTTGGTTATCAAAACACTGCCGTTGGAAGTAACTCATTACAAAGCAACCAAAGCGGAAATTATAATGCTGCTTTTGGATATGGGGCGCTGTTAAATAATACTACAGGTAGCTCGAATGTGGCTGTTGGTAATACAGCATTATTGCAAAATAAAACCGGTAATACAAATATAGCAATTGGTAGTGATGCATTGAATGCAAATACAACAGGAAGTTCTAATATTGGAGTTGGTTCACTTGCGCTATTTTCAAATACATCAGGCTTTAATAATATTTCTGTTGGGAAAAGTGCCTTGCAGTATAATACAACAGGTCAATACAATATTGCCATTGGCAACTCTGCATTACGAATTAATAATACTGATGAAAATACTGCAATAGGGTTTGCAGCATTATCAGAAAACACTTCCGGCACCCAAAATACTGCTACCGGTGCTTATGCACTAACACAAAATGATGCAGGATATGCCAATGCAGCTTATGGGTATGGTTCTCTTTTATTTAATACCAGCGGATACAGTAATTCTGCATTTGGATTCAAATCGTTATATAGCAATGAAACAGGAAGAGATAACACGGCCTGCGGTTACCAGGCCTTATTAAATTCTAACGGACCAAATGCTGATGGGAATTCTGCCTTTGGTTCCCATGCGCTTCGTTCAAATACTACAGGGAGTGGAAATTGTGCTATGGGCTATGGATGCATGTCTTCCAATACAACAGGTTTACATAATGTAGCTGTAGGTTATGGTGCATTTGAATACAATACATCCGGCAGTGCAAACGTTGCAGTAGGCCAGCGCGCTCTAAATTGGAATACCACCGGACAAAGGAATACTGCCGTTGGAGAAGGAGCAAACACAACAACATTTATTGGCACCTTTAATAATATTACCGCTATTGGCAACGAAGCAATCGTAGATGCTTCCAACAAAATACGCTTAGGCGACAATTCTGTGAGCAGTATTGGCGGGCAGGTTGGCTGGACCAATTTTTCGGATGGCAGAATTAAAAAAGAGATTAAAGAAAATGTCCCCGGTCTAATATTTATAAATGATTTACGTCCTGTTACCTATCATTTCGATTTGAATAAAGAAAATGAATTGACAGGCATTAGTGACAATAGTTCGTATCCTGAAAAATATGATATCGAAAAAATCGCCTTCACAGGATTTATTGCACAGGAAGTGGAAGCATCGGCAAAAAAAATAAATTACGATTTCAGTGGTGTTGACAAAAGCGGAAAAATTATGGGTCTTCGGTATGCAGAATTTGTGGTGCCGGTAGTTAAGTCAATACAGGAATTATCCCAACAGAATGAGGATTTAAAAAAAGAAAATCAGGAAATAAAAAAAGAAAACCGTGAAATAAAAGCTGCAATTATTGATATGCAAAATCAATTGGATTTAATGGCCAGTAATCAAAAAAACGCTCTTCAAAATAGTGCGGAAATAGATATGGTCATTTCTCCTAATCCTGCCCATTATGTTGCAAATATTTCAATCACCTCATCGGATAAAAGCAAAACATATACACTAAAGATTTTTGATGCAGTTGGAAGGCAAATTAATGCTTACCAAGTTATCGGCAACACTGTTTTTGAGTTAAACACATCAACATTAAATCCAGGAACTTTTTTAGTTCAATTATTTAACAAAACTGAAATGATTCTATCGCAAAAGCTGGTTATTGAATAA